Proteins found in one Zea mays cultivar B73 chromosome 1, Zm-B73-REFERENCE-NAM-5.0, whole genome shotgun sequence genomic segment:
- the LOC109942257 gene encoding cyclin-dependent kinase A-1-like: MSYSSCVYGKIGNQKPLFPDDSEIDELFKIFRVLGTPNEQSWPGVTSLPDFKSAFPKCQSQDLAAVVPNLEPAGLDLLSKMLRYEPSKRITARQALEHDYFKDLEMVQ; this comes from the exons ATGAG TTACTCATCTTGTGTTTATGGAA AAATTGGGAACCAGAAGCCACTGTTCCCCGATGATTCTGAGATCGACGAACTATTTAAGATATTCAG GGTACTTGGTACACCAAATGAACAAAGTTGGCCAGGAGTCACCTCTTTGCCTGATTTCAAGTCGGCTTTCCCGAAGTGccagtctcag GATCTTGCAGCAGTTGTCCCAAATCTTGAACCCGCTGGTTTGGACCTTCTCTCT AAAATGCTTCGGTACGAGCCAAGCAAAAGAATCACAGCCAGGCAGGCTCTTGAACATGACTACTTCAAGGACCTTGAGATGGTACAATGA
- the LOC103643899 gene encoding hydroxyproline O-galactosyltransferase GALT6 gives MRKAASTATAGAGATFRRRAMEGLATVLLLYALLVLALESPLVSTSPFGGAAGGTARKLHLSFGAGERAAPARPASASVPGASAHGQDHRLSRFATGLDVRLLDSARSGALRRSIADAVAAGARAFSDLEALDPAVVAAPSGESDAARCPHSIALTAEELGARGRVVELPCGLALGSHITVAATPRAPHEERNPAIVVLRDGERHAMVSQFMVELQGLRAVDGEDPPRVLHFNPRLRGDWSGHPVIERNTCYRMSWGAVQRCDGWRSRPDEETVDGLVKCEKWIRDDDDRLEKSKTTSKTAWWLNRLIGQKEEVNFGWPFPFVEGRLFVLTLSAGLEGYHVSVDGRHVTSFPYRTGFVLEDATGLSLNGDLDVHSVIAGSLPTTHPSFVPQNYLEFSTVWQAPLLPDEPVEIFIGILSAANHFAERMGVRKTWMSVVHKSPNMVARFFVALHGRTEVNAELKKEAEFFRDIVFVPFLDNYDLVVMKTLAICEYGVWQRISCCLN, from the exons ATGAGAAAGGCAGCGTCGACGGCGACGGCGGGGGCGGGGGCtaccttccgccgccgcgcgatgGAGGGGCTGGCGACCGTGCTGCTCCTGTACGCGCTCCTCGTGCTCGCCCTCGAGTCGCCGCTCGTCTCCACCTCGCCATTCGGTGGCGCCGCGGGCGGTACAGCGCGGAAGCTCCACCTCTCCTTCGGCGCAGGCGAGCGCGCggcgcccgcgcgccccgcgtcggcgTCCGTCCCCGGCGCGTCGGCGCACGGGCAGGATCATCGGCTCTCCCGCTTCGCCACCGGCCTCGACGTCCGCCTCCTCGACTCCGCCCGCTCCGGCGCGCTCCGCCGGTCCATAGCGGACGCCGTCGCGGCGGGTGCCCGCGCGTTCTCCGACCTCGAGGCCCTCGACCCCGCCGTCGTCGCCGCGCCCTCCGGCGAGAGCGACGCGGCCAGGTGCCCGCACTCGATCGCGCTCACCGCGGAGGAGCTCGGCGCGCGGGGCCGCGTGGTGGAGCTGCCCTGCGGGCTCGCGCTGGGGTCCCACATCACGGTCGCCGCGACGCCCCGGGCGCCGCACGAGGAGCGGAACCCCGCGATCGTGGTGCTCAGGGACGGGGAGCGGCACGCCATGGTGTCTCAGTTCATGGTGGAGCTGCAGGGGCTCAGGGCGGTCGACGGCGAGGacccgccccgcgtgctccacttCAACCCGCGCCTCCGCGGGGACTGGAGCGGCCACCCGGTGATCGAGCGGAACACCTGCTACCGCATGAGCTGGGGCGCCGTGCAGCGCTGCGATGGATGGAGGTCACGCCCGGATGAGGAGACTG TGGATGGGTTGGTCAAGTGCGAGAAGTGGATTAGGGACGATGATGACAGGTTGGAGAAATCGAAGACAACATCAAAGACGGCATGGTGGCTGAATCGGCTGATCGGGCAGAAAGAGGAGGTCAATTTCGGTTGGCCATTTCCTTTCGTGGAGGGCAGGCTCTTTGTTCTTACTCTCAGTGCTGGGTTGGAGGGTTACCATGTGAGCGTTGATGGGCGACATGTCACTTCGTTTCCTTACCGCACT GGGTTTGTGTTGGAGGACGCTACAGGCCTGTCACTGAATGGGGACCTAGATGTGCATTCAGTGATTGCAGGGTCTTTGCCCACTACACACCCAAGTTTTGTGCCACAGAATTATCTGGAGTTTTCTACTGTTTGGcaggctcctctgctgcctgatGAGCCAGTTGAGATTTTCATTGGCATTCTGTCAGCAGCCAATCATTTTGCTGAACGTATGGGTGTGAGGAAGACATGGATGTCTGTTGTCCACAAGTCACCAAACATGGTGGCTCGTTTCTTCGTTGCACTG CATGGCAGAACGGAAGTGAATGCGGAGTTGAAGAAGGAAGCTGAATTTTTTCGGGACATTGTTTTTGTGCCCTTCCTAGACAACTATGATCTTGTTGTTATGAAGACTCTTGCAATATGCGAGTATGGGGTATGGCAGAGAATTTCTTGTTGTTTGAACTAA
- the LOC542358 gene encoding phosphoglucomutase, cytoplasmic 2, whose protein sequence is MGLFTVTKKATTPFEGQKPGTSGLRKKVTVFQQPHYLQNFVQSTFNALPADQVKGATIVVSGDGRYFSKDAVQIITKMAAANGVRRVWVGQNSLMSTPAVSAVIRERIGADGSKATGAFILTASHNPGGPTEDFGIKYNMGNGGPAPESVTDKIFSNTTTISEYLISEDLPDVDISVVGVTSFSGPEGPFDVDVFDSSVNYIKLMKTIFDFEAIKKLLTSPKFTFCYDALHGVAGAYAKHIFVEELGADESSLLNCVPKEDFGGGHPDPNLTYAKELVERMGLGKSSSNVEPPEFGAAADGDADRNMILGKRFFVTPSDSVAIIAANAVQSIPYFASGLKGVARSMPTSAALDVVAKNLNLKFFEVPTGWKFFGNLMDAGMCSICGEESFGTGSDHIREKDGIWAVLAWLSIIAFKNKDNLGGDKLVTVEDIVRQHWATYGRHYYTRYDYENVDAGAAKELMANLVSMQSSLSDVNKLIKEIRSDVSEVVAADEFEYKDPVDGSVSKHQGIRYLFGDGSRLVFRLSGTGSVGATIRVYIEQYEKDSSKTGRDSQEALAPLVDVALKLSKMQEYTGRSAPTVIT, encoded by the exons ATGGGGCTCTTCACCGTGACGAAGAAGGCCACCACCCCCTTCGAAGGCCAGAAGCCCGGTACCTCCGGCCTCCGCAAGAAG GTTACTGTATTCCAGCAGCCTCATTATCTGCAGAACTTTGTCCAGTCAACATTCAATGCCCTTCCTGCAGACCAAGTAAAAG GTGCAACCATTGTTGTCTCTGGTGATGGCCGCTATTTCTCAAAAGATGCTGTTCAG ATCATAACAAAAATGGCTGCTGCCAATGGAGTAAGACGTGTTTGGGTTGGACAAAACAGTCTCATGTCTACTCCTGCTGTATCTGCTGTCATCCGTGAAAGAATTGGTGCAGAT GGATCAAAGGCTACTGGTGCCTTCATCTTGACAGCGAGCCATAACCCAGGTGGTCCTACGGAG GACTTTGGTATCAAATACAATATGGGAAATGGTGGACCTGCCCCTGAATCCGTTACCGACAAGATTTTCTCTAATACAACGACAATCTCTGAATACCTCATCTCTGAAGACCTTCCAGAT GTTGATATTTCTGTTGTCGGTGTCACCAGCTTCAGTGGACCCGAAGGCCCCTTTGATGTGGATGTCTTTGACTCTAGTGTAAATTACATAAAGTTAATGAA GACAATTTTTGACTTCGAAGCAATAAAAAAGCTACTGACCTCCCCAAAGTTTACATTCTG TTATGATGCGCTCCATGGTGTTGCTGGAGCTTATGCCAAACACATCTTTGTGGAAGAGCTTGGTGCTGATGAAAGCTCACTGTTGAATTGTGTCCCAAAA GAGGACTTTGGAGGTGGTCATCCGGATCCTAACCTCACCTATGCAAAAGAGTTGGTTGAACGGATGGGTCTTGGAAAGTCATCCTCAAATGTTGAACCTCCTGAATTTGGTGCTGCAGCTGATGGAGATGCTGACCGCAACATGATTCTGGGTAAAAG ATTCTTTGTGACACCATCGGACTCTGTTGCCATTATAGCGGCCAATGCTGTTCAATCAATTCCTTACTTTGCTTCTGGCCTGAAGGGAGTTGCCAG GAGCATGCCAACATCAGCTGCCCTTGATGTTGTTGCAAAGAATTTGAATCTCAAGTTCTTTGAG GTGCCTACTGGGTGGAAATTTTTTGGGAATTTGATGGATGCTGGAATGTGCTCAATCTGTGGTGAAGAAAGCTTTGGCACTG GGTCTGACCACATTCGTGAGAAAGATGGCATCTGGGCTGTGCTTGCATGGCTTTCTATTATTGCTTTCAAGAATAAGGACAACCTTGGAGGAGATAAGCTTGTCACTGTTGAAGATATTGTCCGTCAGCATTGGGCCACATATGGTCGCCATTATTACACACGCTATGACTATGAG AATGTCGATGCTGGGGCTGCTAAGGAGCTGATGGCAAACCTAGTAAGCATGCAGTCATCACTTTCTGATGTTAACAA GTTGATCAAGGAGATCCGGTCTGATGTTTCTGAAGTAGTTGCAGCTGACGAGTTTGAGTACAAGGATCCAGTTGATGGCTCTGTGTCCAAGCACCAGGGCATCCGATACCTCTTCGGAGATGGTTCACGACTG GTGTTCCGTCTATCCGGAACCGGTTCTGTTGGTGCCACCATCCGTGTCTACATCGAGCAATACGAGAAGGATTCCTCCAAGACCGGCAGGGATTCACAGGAGGCCCTTGCTCCACTG GTTGATGTTGCGCTCAAGCTCTCCAAGATGCAAGAGTACACTGGCCGCTCTGCCCCCACCGTTATCACATAA
- the LOC542400 gene encoding glutamine synthetase root isozyme 2 isoform X1 yields MALLSDLINLDLSGRTGKIIAEYIWVGGSGMDVRSKARTLSGPVDDPSKLPKWNFDGSSTGQAPGDDSEVILWDPFRKGQNILVMCDCYEPNGEPIPSNKRHGAAKIFSHPDVKAEEPWFGIEQEYTLLQKDTKWPLGWPLGGYPGPQGPYYCAVGADKSYGRDIVDAHYKACLYAGIDISGINGEVMPGQWEFQVGPAVGVSAGDQLWVARYILERITEIAGVVVSFDPKPIPGDWNGAGAHTNYSTKSMRSDGGYEVIKKAIGKLGLRHREHIAAYGDGNERRLTGRHETADINTFVWGVANRGASVRVGRDTEKEGKGYFEDRRPASNMDPYVVTSLIAETTMLWEPSHSNGDGKGAAAP; encoded by the exons ATGGCTCTGCTCTCCGACCTCATCAACCTCGACCTCTCGGGCCGCACCGGGAAGATCATCGCCGAGTACATCTG GGTTGGCGGTTCCGGGATGGACGTCAGGAGCAAAGCCAGG ACGCTGTCCGGACCTGTTGATGACCCCAGCAAGCTTCCGAAGTGGAACTTCGACGGCTCCAGCACCGGCCAAGCTCCGGGCGACGACAGCGAAGTCATCCTTTG GGACCCGTTCAGGAAGGGGCAGAACATACTG GTCATGTGCGACTGCTACGAGCCGAACGGGGAGCCGATCCCGAGCAACAAGCGGCACGGGGCCGCGAAGATCTTTAGCCACCCTGACGTCAAGGCTGAGGAACCATG GTTCGGGATTGAGCAGGAGTACACCCTTCTCCAGAAGGACACCAAGTGGCCTCTCGGTTGGCCGCTGGGCGGCTACCCTGGCCCTCAG GGACCTTACTACTGCGCCGTCGGAGCGGACAAGTCCTACGGGCGGGACATCGTGGACGCGCACTACAAGGCCTGCCTCTACGCCGGCATCGACATCAGTGGCATCAACGGGGAGGTCATGCCGGGGCAG TGGGAGTTCCAGGTCGGTCCTGCCGTCGGCGTCTCGGCCGGCGACCAGCTCTGGGTGGCTCGCTACATTCTTGAG AGGATCACCGAGATCGCCGGCGTGGTTGTCTCCTTCGACCCCAAGCCAATTCCG GGGGACTGGAATGGCGCTGGTGCACACACCAACTACAG CACCAAGTCGATGAGGAGCGACGGCGGGTACGAGGTGATCAAGAAGGCGATCGGCAAGCTGGGCCTCCGGCACCGGGAGCACATCGCCGCGTACGGGGACGGCAACGAGCGCCGCCTCACCGGCCGCCACGAGACCGCCGACATCAACACCTTCGTCTGG GGCGTCGCGAACCGCGGGGCGTCGGTGCGGGTGGGCCGCGACACCGAGAAGGAAGGCAAAG GCTACTTCGAGGACCGGAGGCCGGCGTCCAACATGGACCCGTACGTGGTGACCTCGCTGATCGCGGAGACAACCATGCTGTGGGAGCCCAGCCACTCCAACGGCGACGGCAAGGGCGCCGCGGCTCCTTGA
- the LOC103643900 gene encoding pentatricopeptide repeat-containing protein, which translates to MPLGLAAAAPIGRRLSTAAPTPLSSLTDALLATRLASHLLTTPHLPAALLPTAPLPLPVHLHILRHPALPPASKLSFFLAATPPASPLLESTFPVLLRALAAGSPPLLDALLPFALSASPSTLLPALLSFLLSASRLDAALSLLDSAPPDLLPRLAAAALPSLIASQNLSAAVPAIRRLLPIASHPPPVRETNRLLLALSKENLSDDFRYVFEEMSRRGLPSNVRLYNICIHAFGKWRQLDMSLGLFAAMKAATPPVEPDICTYNSVIRALVVGGRVPDALVIYDEMKSSGIEPDVFTYRAVMNGCCKSFRMDDALRVFHEMRGIIGVSDVVVYNSLLDGLFKVKKLDEACSFFETMVADGIQCSASTHNTVIDGLFNNGRAEAACRLFYELRRKGQLLDGIAYSIMVREFCKEGIGDQVAEAVELVKEMEQQGFSVDLVTITSLLIGFNKSKRWDLEEQIVKFIRDSTVLPDAIRWKSNMMVALRGPHGREKDGTPLFSFDGNMEDVMSLVNHVGHTGTDEEIPNSDPKDDWTLSPHLDHLAKHADSLNSSVVFTMHRGQRVEGMGPKTFDADMINTYLSIFLAKGKLSVACKLFEIFTNLGNKGTSYTYNSLMTSFVKKGYLKQVWAVLHERGGQLCPNDVATYNLIIQGLGLMGKADVARTIIDRLSKKGVYMDIVMYNTLISQLGKVGKVEEAGCLFEQIIRSGMKPDVVTFNTLISINAKAGRLKEAGKYLRRMIREGIAPNHATETILIFLDKEIEKTR; encoded by the coding sequence ATGCCGCTCGGGCTGGCCGCTGCCGCTCCCATCGGCCGACGGCTCTCGACCGCGGCCCCCACGCCGCTGTCCAGCCTCACCGACGCGCTCCTCGCCACCCGCCTCGCTAGCCATCTCCTCACCACGCCGCACCTGCCCGCCGCGCTGCTGCCGACGGCGCCGCTGCCGCTACCCGTCCACCTCCACATCCTCCGCCACCCGGCGCTCCCGCCGGCCTCCAagctctccttcttcctcgccgcCACGCCGCCCGCCTCCCCGCTTCTTGAATCCACCTTCCCCGTCCTCCTCCGCGCGCTCGCCGCGGGGTCCCCGCCGCTCCTCGACGCGCTCCTCCCGTTCGCGCTCTCCGCGTCCCCGTCCACCCTCCTCCCCGCACTCCTCTCATTTCTCCTCTCCGCTTCGCGCCTCGACGCCGCGCTCTCCCTCTTGGACTCCGCGCCGCCAGACCTCCTCCCCCGCCTCGCCGCAGCTGCTCTCCCTTCCCTCATAGCCTCCCAGAACctcagcgccgccgtccccgccaTCCGCAGGCTGCTTCCCATCGCCTCGCACCCACCACCCGTCCGGGAAACGAACCGCCTCCTCCTGGCATTATCGAAGGAGAACCTCTCCGATGACTTCCGCTATGTGTTCGAAGAAATGTCGAGGAGGGGCCTTCCTTCGAATGTAAGGTTATACAACATTTGCATCCACGCGTTTGGCAAGTGGAGGCAGCTGGACATGTCGCTGGGGCTTTTCGCAGCAATGAAGGCCGCCACTCCTCCAGTTGAGCCGGACATATGCACCTATAATTCAGTCATCCGGGCCCTTGTTGTTGGTGGGCGGGTACCTGATGCTTTGGTGATCTATGATGAAATGAAATCTTCTGGAATCGAGCCAGATGTATTCACTTATCGAGCAGTCATGAATGGGTGCTGCAAGAGTTTTCGGATGGATGATGCACTGCGTGTGTTTCATGAGATGCGGGGCATCATTGGGGTGAGTGACGTGGTGGTGTACAATTCACTTCTTGATGGGCTGTTTAAAGTGAAGAAGCTTGATGAGGCATGCAGTTTTTTTGAGACAATGGTGGCTGATGGAATCCAATGCTCAGCAAGCACACACAACACTGTGATAGATGGGCTGTTTAATAATGGGAGGGCAGAAGCAGCATGTCGGCTTTTTTACGAGCTAAGGAGGAAAGGGCAACTGTTGGATGGAATTGCTTATAGTATCATGGTGAGGGAGTTCTGCAAGGAGGGGATTGGGGACCAAGTTGCAGAGGCTGTAGAGTTGGTGAAGGAGATGGAGCAGCAAGGCTTCAGTGTTGATTTGGTTACAATAACATCATTGTTGATAGGTTTTAACAAGAGTAAACGCTGGGACTTGGAAGAGCAAATAGTAAAGTTTATAAGGGACAGCACTGTATTGCCGGATGCCATTCGGTGGAAATCAAACATGATGGTTGCCTTGAGAGGACCTCACGGCAGAGAGAAAGATGGGACACCATTGTTTTCCTTTGATGGCAATATGGAGGATGTGATGAGTTTGGTTAACCATGTGGGACATACAGGTACTGATGAAGAAATCCCAAACAGTGATCCCAAGGATGATTGGACACTATCACCACACTTGGACCATCTTGCTAAACATGCTGACAGTTTGAACAGCTCTGTTGTATTTACAATGCACAGAGGGCAGAGGGTGGAAGGTATGGGCCCCAAGACTTTTGATGCTGACATGATCAATACATACTTGTCAATTTTTTTAGCCAAAGGGAAGTTGAGTGTTGCTTGCAAGTTATTTGAGATCTTTACGAATCTAGGAAACAAAGGGACAAGTTATACATACAATTCACTGATGACCTCGTTTGTCAAGAAGGGCTATTTGAAACAGGTGTGGGCAGTTCTTCATGAGAGGGGTGGACAGCTCTGCCCTAATGATGTAGCAACATATAATCTAATCATTCAAGGTCTCGGCCTGATGGGGAAAGCAGATGTTGCTAGGACAATTATTGATCGGTTGTCAAAGAAAGGTGTTTACATGGACATTGTCATGTATAACACTTTGATCAGTCAGTTGGGAAAGGTCGGAAAGGTTGAAGAAGCAGGCTGCTTGTTTGAGCAGATCATCAGAAGTGGCATGAAGCCAGATGTTGTTACTTTTAATACGTTAATTAGTATTAATGCGAAAGCTGGTAGGCTAAAGGAAGCTGGCAAATATTTGAGGAGGATGATCAGAGAAGGCATTGCACCAAACCATgccacagaaacaatattgattttcctTGATAAGGAGATTGAAAAGACAAGGTAG
- the LOC542400 gene encoding glutamine synthetase root isozyme 2 has protein sequence MALLSDLINLDLSGRTGKIIAEYIWVGGSGMDVRSKARTLSGPVDDPSKLPKWNFDGSSTGQAPGDDSEVILCPRAIFRDPFRKGQNILVMCDCYEPNGEPIPSNKRHGAAKIFSHPDVKAEEPWFGIEQEYTLLQKDTKWPLGWPLGGYPGPQGPYYCAVGADKSYGRDIVDAHYKACLYAGIDISGINGEVMPGQWEFQVGPAVGVSAGDQLWVARYILERITEIAGVVVSFDPKPIPGDWNGAGAHTNYSTKSMRSDGGYEVIKKAIGKLGLRHREHIAAYGDGNERRLTGRHETADINTFVWGVANRGASVRVGRDTEKEGKGYFEDRRPASNMDPYVVTSLIAETTMLWEPSHSNGDGKGAAAP, from the exons ATGGCTCTGCTCTCCGACCTCATCAACCTCGACCTCTCGGGCCGCACCGGGAAGATCATCGCCGAGTACATCTG GGTTGGCGGTTCCGGGATGGACGTCAGGAGCAAAGCCAGG ACGCTGTCCGGACCTGTTGATGACCCCAGCAAGCTTCCGAAGTGGAACTTCGACGGCTCCAGCACCGGCCAAGCTCCGGGCGACGACAGCGAAGTCATCCTTTG CCCTCGGGCCATCTTCAGGGACCCGTTCAGGAAGGGGCAGAACATACTG GTCATGTGCGACTGCTACGAGCCGAACGGGGAGCCGATCCCGAGCAACAAGCGGCACGGGGCCGCGAAGATCTTTAGCCACCCTGACGTCAAGGCTGAGGAACCATG GTTCGGGATTGAGCAGGAGTACACCCTTCTCCAGAAGGACACCAAGTGGCCTCTCGGTTGGCCGCTGGGCGGCTACCCTGGCCCTCAG GGACCTTACTACTGCGCCGTCGGAGCGGACAAGTCCTACGGGCGGGACATCGTGGACGCGCACTACAAGGCCTGCCTCTACGCCGGCATCGACATCAGTGGCATCAACGGGGAGGTCATGCCGGGGCAG TGGGAGTTCCAGGTCGGTCCTGCCGTCGGCGTCTCGGCCGGCGACCAGCTCTGGGTGGCTCGCTACATTCTTGAG AGGATCACCGAGATCGCCGGCGTGGTTGTCTCCTTCGACCCCAAGCCAATTCCG GGGGACTGGAATGGCGCTGGTGCACACACCAACTACAG CACCAAGTCGATGAGGAGCGACGGCGGGTACGAGGTGATCAAGAAGGCGATCGGCAAGCTGGGCCTCCGGCACCGGGAGCACATCGCCGCGTACGGGGACGGCAACGAGCGCCGCCTCACCGGCCGCCACGAGACCGCCGACATCAACACCTTCGTCTGG GGCGTCGCGAACCGCGGGGCGTCGGTGCGGGTGGGCCGCGACACCGAGAAGGAAGGCAAAG GCTACTTCGAGGACCGGAGGCCGGCGTCCAACATGGACCCGTACGTGGTGACCTCGCTGATCGCGGAGACAACCATGCTGTGGGAGCCCAGCCACTCCAACGGCGACGGCAAGGGCGCCGCGGCTCCTTGA